Sequence from the Vanacampus margaritifer isolate UIUO_Vmar chromosome 18, RoL_Vmar_1.0, whole genome shotgun sequence genome:
caactcaaaatcagtcacattcaaaaacattggactgcctttgcttttaaaaactatcactgagaatatcatcatatctaactaatgtgattactaagttaacacataaataatgttgaatagttcaaatttcatgaacaaataattgtatcttgaccaaatgaaaagtaactcatattagagcataccacaaatgtctttgttatagcagaagatgttatctgtcggagtcatgtgcatacacaatgaactacaaaaaaaaaaaaaaaatcgaatttttttttttggggggagataaaaaaaaagcggaattccgcgaattagcggaaaaatcacatccctgtatatattCTCAGTTATAGTATTTACTAGATGCCAGAAAGAACAAGTACACAGCTGTAAAACCTTTTCTGCTggaatgcggaagaaggtctaatctgttcAAAATGGTTTCTACTCTTCTACTGTCTTGGTAGGTTGGCTCAGCCTAGCCCGTGTGCAAATTTGTGATCTGATGGTCTCAACTGGTTTCAACCAGAAAAGTGTGCCAGAGTGCAAATAGACGGCTTTGCTCAAGTCACCTGCCCAATTattaagaggcctaatctaaACACTGGACCAAGAATTGACACCTCTGTGCCAGATGCGTTTTGGCAGAGCGTTTTACAAACCGGAAACGTCATGATTCGACTGCTATTGCATGCGCTTTTGACTTGCGAAAATGGTTGACAAGAagccgattattattattatagcccTGTGGCCTGCCACGCTTAGGTCATTCTGTTCTTTAGCATTTTAGGCTAGTTGTGATTGCTCAAGATTGCTGGTActgtgcggggggggggggggggggttgagaatGCTAGAACCGAAGAGGCCTTTCATGTGACAGGCATAAGGTGCCAAGACTTGACAACTAAAAAaaaggctcatcactctatgtAAAGCTTTCACTAATTCCAGACCGCACTTTCCACTAAATATCAAAAAGATCACAAAATTACCACAAGTGGGGGCTTCATCACACAACACAAGGATGACACAAACAAGTCACAGCTACACTTGACACCACAGAGCACCCACGACAACTACATGCATAAGAGAAGATACACAAGGTGTTTACAAAGAGTTTACAAACTAGTCGTGTTTGCGGTGACGGGACTTGTGATTGGTCGATCAACCTCACTCCCTTCCTCCTTCTGCTCCTCCCCTCCGAGTGTCGGCCTACTCTTCCTTCCGCTCGGGCTGCTCAACGTCAGCTCTCTCGGCACTAGCAGACGGTGTGGATGTGGTGCCGGTGGTGCCGGTGGCTGATGGAGCTAGCGGTGCGGTGCGTGCAGGGCAGGAACGTCTAGAAGCTCATCTAGATGGTTCTGAAAAGGACCTGGCAGCTCCCTCGCTCCTCAAAAGGTGTTGTCACCTCTAACTTTGGTTCAGCTTCCTTGGGAATGGTTTGGTCCAGAGTGTAAGGTGCATGCTTATTGTCACTTGCTCTACTTTTTGGGTGGCTTTTGGCTAAACTGACTCCACAGACGGtggaagctttaaaaaaaaaaaaaaaaaaaaaaaggaaatctttTTCCTGGATGATTTTTATCAGATTTTATCGATTGActgttttgttgatttttttgctccattttatttattgttatgtgTATCTAACTGTGTAAACATGATTCTTAATCACTTGTGCTTTCAAAACTGAGTCTCCATTTGGCTTGGATGACTGGAATTCTAAATTTAATAGATGAACTCTCCAAGGAGTAAAAATCCTGAACttgcatattttgtatttgacCTCTCTGGGTTCTGTGCTTCTTATTGctacatgctttaaaaaaacaacaaaaaaaacgttcctATTTTCTCGTTGGCTGAGCGAGGGTTCTATCGGTACCAACGACCTAATACTGCCATCTTTAAAAGTGAGGGTCATTGGTGTCGCTACCGGTGTTCAATGTTTCTTCATCTTGAGATGGTGCAGAGGGGCAATTTGAGTTATAAGAGAAAGTGCAAACAAAATCCTCAAAAGTGTCCAAAAGTTTGTCCAAAGGACCAACGGAATTCATGAAATAATCTGTGAGATAATTTGAGCAATTTGCATAGTTTTCAATATCTAAACTTGAACCTGAAGATATATCAAAATCATCTATAGTGCTTGGACAGTCAGAAAGACTATCAGTAGTTTTATCAGGTGACACGTTTAGTCCCGTTTTAAATGTAGTGAATTTGGTGTTGGCGGTTGTGTCTCTGCCAGCAGTGTTTGATATTTCTAGCTGGACAGTAGTCGCCTGCACAGGGACCTGAGGGATACACACGGGGTCTTGATAACTGTTGTCTACCTCCGTGTCCCTGACCCTGTACCTGCCCGCTGAGTAGGAATGCTCACCAATTTGAAAAAACTGGAGCCTCTCCTCCACCATGTCCCTCTTGCTCATGTCAATCGCACCACTGCGCGTCATCTCAAACATCTTCCCTTCGTGGAACAGGAAGGGGTTGGGCTCGCTCGTCGGTGTGCTATCGTCTGTCGGCGTGCGGGCGGGGGTGCTGTCGGGCGTGGTGGCCTGAGATTGCTCGTCGACTGCCAGTCCAAAAGGCTTTGGCTCGCCGTTGCTGGCCTGCGTTCCTCCCATGTCGACGATATCTTCTTCAGCACCTTTACTGGGCCAGGGGTCAAAGTCCAAGCCTTTAGTCGCAACAGTCTTAAAAGGAGAGTTAAACTCTTCTTCTAACTTATAGCTAAAGTATGTATCTGAAAAGCCTTCTTTAGCTGGGAGTTTCTGTCCATTCGTTTCAACACCGTCTTTTTGAGCGTCATTAGAGTTCCTACCATCCAATGGTATGTCTTTCTGGTCCTTCAGACATTCCTCtggaattttttcttcttcaataaCTTCTAGTTTAGTTTGAGGAAAAGAGCGGTCTAAGGGCCTGAAAGTGTCAGTCGCCCAGACATCTCGCCTGCTGTCCAGAGGGCCTAACGACTTTAAGTCAGCTTGTTCATACAGACCATCATCCTCATCTTGGAGGTCATACCCATCTAGGGAGTCTATCTCGGTTGCATCAGTGTCATGAGAAAATTCAGCTGTTGTGGCTAATGAACAGTCTGTTATGGACTGGTCGTTTCCGTTTTGTTCACATTCATAGTCCTCTCCCTTACCGTTGGACCCATTGGTTCCAACAAGAGGTTCGTtgtcatttccatttttgtcatgttttttcacCTTGACCTGATTTTCTTTCTCCCTTTTCGTTTGGTTATCCTCTTCCCGAGGAGCTTTGAAAGTGAATTTTTTAGAGGGAATCGGTTGAAAGATTGACTCTTCATCATTGTCGTCCTCACCATTGGACTGACTATTATCCACCTCAGGTAGCACTGGCGAAGGGGGCTGGATACGTATTATTGGTTCAATCAGCAGCTTCTGGTGTTCTTCCTTTAAATTCACCTCCATCATTTCCGTCTCCGTTTCCGACGAAGCGCAGGAACCTTTCTTGTCTGGATCAGATGTTTCTGAGAGGTCCAAAGGAGGTGGTGGAGGAAATTCAATGTATGCGACGCCTTTGTCTTTGGAGGCTTCCTGCCCCGTTTTTTCGTCATACCCATTGACTGTGCTTTTTTGCAGAATGGAACTATTCTCTAATCTCTGATAATTATCAGTCATTATCATTTCCTGCATGTTAGCATTAACGAGGTCTGCTTTAGCAGCATGGATGCTAGTTTTGATTTCAGTTAAGGTCTCTTTAAAAGAAATGATGGCTCCTCCTCGGTCATCTTCTAATTCCTCAGATACTTCCATGATTGGGCTGGGCTTATCTGGCACCAACCCCATGAAGCCATCAGGGGTTTTTGCGGTAAGGTCATAGCTGACCTCCTCGGAGCTGGGGGTCTCTGGTGTAAGGGGGCTTTTCCCTGAGCTATCTATGAAGGAGATCTGTTCTAGGGTGTCATCATCTGGGCTGAGGGGTCCAAGTCCAGAAACAGACTTCTGTTTGACAGCATGTAGTGCCCCTTTAGCCTCCCTTTCAGCCTGGCGGCCAACCTGTAGGCTAACGTAAACAGGTAAAGTTTTAATGCCTTTGAAATGTTCGTTGGTTGCTGCGGCAGCGGGAGGTGTTGTGACTTTTTCCAGAATGTCTCTGGAACTAAGTAAGTTATTAGAATTTGAATCTTTAGGGGCGTTATCAAGGAGCTCAAacgaaacattttcatttgttttggtgGCTGTTGCTTCAAAGCTTTTACTTTTACATAACGTTGGAATCTGTGAGGGTTTTGTTACTGAACGTTTCTTAGGCAGGTCATTTTCATTATAACTGGATGTGGTTCTTACAGGAATCTGAGATTCTGACTTTTTCCTtaagtttttattaattaagtCATCGCTATCGATTCTTGAAACCTCAGTTAAGACATTTTTTGTGACATGATGTTTGTCAGCATTGCTATCTTTCTCTGAAAATGTTCTTTGCAGTGACAAATTTGGGATGTTTCTATTTGAAAATAGTTTTGGGGACTTGGGTGACGTCAAAGCCACTTTGGTGTCATCTctgtcatcattattattttggggCCTCTCCTCCTGTGAGGTTTCagtaacttttgtttttctatcAGCAAAAAACTGGTAAATTGGGAGTTTGCTCTCCTGTAATTTCTTTACAGAAGGTTTCGGCTGAACTGGAGGGGGTGTTTTGCTTGGCCTAGACTGGGATTGTTTCTGAACCTCGGAttcaaacttcattctcacagaAGTGACTTTGGATGCTGATTTTATGTGGGAAGGAGAGGAGGGCTCAGACTCACAGGTCTTAGGTTGTTGGATTTTCTGAGGACTGCCTGGCAAGCTAGAGCTTTTCTTTTCAGCAGGTAAAACGCTACCAAATGTTTGACTAACGGAAGGCTCCCTGAGTTTGGTTTTATTAAATGCCTCGTCCCCTGTCTTAGTTTTCTGAGGGCTGCTGCATGCTGAGCTTGGCCAGGACCTCGGTTCTTTGAGTTCTCGTCGGACGGGCTTTCTCTCGGGTGACTGAAGCTCATCGTTGAGCTTTTCTGTTTTATCACGGAAGAACTGGGAAACCTCACAGAGTTTTTCTTCCGCTTCTTTTACACTTTGATCCACCCTGTCCTCATAAAGGAGCTTATCCCTGCTCCTGTCATGTTTATCCTCAGTAAATCTCATCCAGACTGCATGTTTGGGGCTACCTTGTTCAGTTGAATAATGGAGCACTGTAACTTTATCAAACTGTGGTGATTCATCCCTCTGCAAAAATGTTCCCGCTTTCGGGGACCCATCTTTTGAGGACTTAGATACAAACTCCCTTTTGGGGCTATCTTGCTGCTCAGATGTTAGGTTCCTGTCAGTCTTCATTGCAGAATCTTCTGTGGCGGAATGACGTGTCGACGATGTGTCTAGTTTCTCGGAGAGGAGCATTTTTTCAGCAAACCTGTAGGACTCGCCTCTGATTTCAGAGAACTCATCATCACAGTATTCTATGGAATGCTGGCTCAGCAGTTTTAGGGCTTTATAGGAATCATCAGCTATCAGTTGAGCAGAGCTTGGCCGACTGTCCTCCTCCTGTGAAACAGGTGTGTTAACGCGAGATGTTTCCAAGAAAGTGGGGAGGTATTCTTCAGCAATCAGTTCCTCTTCTTCCTGCTGGCTCTCATCATAATCAAGCATTTCCTTAATGGGCCGCTCCCCTTTATAAACATAAAGCTCAGGGTGTTTCTTAGTTTCCCTGATATAAACCTCAGTCGGCTCTGCTGTGCTGTGGCCTTTCTCAATATGAACCTCAATTATCCGTTCTACTTTGGGTTTGGATTTAACGTCCCTGTCGAGAAATCTTGGCGACAGCTCGTCGCCTTTCACTGAGTCCTGGTtagctttgtgttcaaatagGTCTGCCAGTTCTTTGGATGGGTCCCGGCCAGACTGGAAGGCTTTCATGAGGTCTCGCACTGACATGGTTTCCTCAATACCCTCTGCTGTATCAGTGAGCTGAGGCTTATGATAGACCATTCTGGTTGTAGTGGTAATATGAGTTTCCTCTTTAAGACACATGCTCATTGAATCCTCCTCTGGAATCGTCATTTGGGTGGAGGCGACTGAGCTTCCTGAAGCTGCACCTGACTCAGCAGAAGGAAGAGCAGAAGCAGTCTCTTCCACTAGGAGAGGCGCATCTGAGAGGCTCTGAACATAGGCCTCCTCTAACATGGTCTCGGAAACACTAGGAGGGATGGGAGTGTCAGTAAATAAAGGCTTGGGTTCTGTGCTTTCTGCACTCTGGGGAGCAGAAGGTGTCTTTTCACTCCTAGTCTCAAAGCCGCTGTCAGACAGCGGACTCTTATCCTGCTCATGAGACAGCTCCTCTGGGGACTCGAGAATGGTGTCACCCCCCTGATAAGACTCCGCAAGTTTGCTTAGGTCCTTCTCGGATGGAGACCTGAGCATGCCCGACACCGGCGGTGGCATTTTCAGTTTGTGCTCCTGTATTGTCATAGATGGCTTCAGAATACGTTTTTGTTTCTCTTCCCCTTCACCTTTTGCCTCCTCATACCTGCTTTTCAATTCTGCCATTTTGGAGAGGGAGCTAGCCCCAATATCATTAGTTAAATAGTCTACCACTTTAGCCAAATCAAGGTCATTGTTCGATTGGAGCTTAAGCAGATGTGAGCGCTCATCGAAGGTGTTTTGGTCAGAGAGTGCATTTCTTTGGGCCTCCTCAATTTCATCTGTGGAAAATTCCTCCCACCCCTCCGCTACAACATTCTCCTTACTTTCATTCACAATGTCCTTCTGTAATATCTCGCTCACCTTCACTAAATCTTCCTTCACTTTCTCAACAAGTGTGTATGGCTCATCATCCTCTAACTTGGCCTCACGAGGAGTGCTTGTGTGTGATGTCTGGACCCTTTTAGCGGCcgtctgtgtgtctgtctgtaaGATGGCTGTCATTCTCATCAGGTCTTCTTTCATGTCTGCTACATCTTTTAGCATCTCCTGGTTGGAGGCAGTGGCGTGATGAATGATGGGTGGCGTGATGTAGGGGGGCGATTTCAACTGGGAGTTAATTTTGGAGGCCGTAACGCAGGACAACATGGATGAAGAGGGCAAGGTGCGAGGGGAATCAGGAAGTGCCATTTTGAGAGAGCCTGGCCCTGGTTTAACAGCGGTCTCGGACACGACGCTGACCAATGAGTATACAGGTACAGTCATCGTATTTGAGGTAACTGCAGGTACTGAGGAGGCAGCAGCAGATCTCAGAGAACTGTAAGCAGAATTTGCTGAAGCAGATCTAAGGGGGGATGACGGTGATTTAAGCGTGCCATAGCCTGGTGCAGAATAGGAGTCAATGGCTTCATTTATAGCGGCGCTGATGCCAGATGTTGCTGCCTGGGTGGTGGCTTGGATTCTCTCTTGAAGACTTCTCTCTGACGGGTGCCGGGAAGAAGGTGAGGAAGGCGTAGACGAGGATGACACATATTTGACAGGTGAAACGTTCCCGTTCACCATGGACAGTTCAGACGATGCAATGGTTGTCTTCCCTGTCGAGGACGGCGACGACAAGGAGGTTTTCCCTCCTCGTGCTGACAAAGTTGAATCCGAAGAGGTTTTTAAAGAGGACAGGGTGGAGAGGCTTTTAGTAGAGGGAGGATTTGGCGCTGCTGTGTCTATCTTAAAAGGCATACTAGAACTGTAGATGCTGTACGGTTTCTTTGGTGAGATTGGAGCAGCTGTGGACTTATCTGGTGTGTAACCATTGGGAATGGAGTGAATTGGAGAGGTCCTTGACGCGTAGGGTGAAGAGAGACTTTTGATTGAAGCAGCATCTGTGGCAGGTTTATATGGACTTCCGGAGGACACCAAGTTGGCAGAGGCCTGTACAGGATACTGACCCTGCTGGACAACTGTTTTAATGGGTGATGGTATAGCCCTGTAAGACCTGACAGGGGACGAAGGGAGTATGTCGGGGGAAGCCAGGTTGGGTGCTTGCAATGGAGCTCCCATGCTGGCTCTAATTGGAGAAGAACATGCAGGTGATGGGGAGAAGGGCCAGGCAGATTTCAGTGGAGAAGCAGCTGCTGAGCTGGCCGGTGAATCGGCAGCGAGGACGGAGCCGCCCACTCCGCCGAGCCTTGCTTGGCCAGGGACGGTAAGAGGAGCAGTCGACCATGGGGGGTAAGGTCTGGTTGGAAAGACAGGTTTGTGAGGGTGACCAGCAGGCAGTGCTCTTGTGGCTGGTGCGCTTCGCTCAACTGCTGTTTCTTCAGCGGAATGTGGAGAAACAATGATGGAGAAGTAAtgggaaaataaatcaaaaggaTGTGGAGTAgtcaacaaaaatgggaaaagaaaagaagatgcGGAAGAAGAAGAGATCGGGGGGAGAGTTGGTCAGTGAAGCAGTTCTGTTattaaaagaacaacaaataGCAGTTTCATGAAATGCTCACATATTTAAGTATTTATCGACGATGGATTTAATTAAAAGTGTCTTCAGATATTGATCTCAAACACTGacaacaaccacaacaaaaTGGATGATTGAAATTGAAGCCCAAGAAAGcagcaaagtaaaaaacaaagacaatgacACTGAATTGGCAACAGAAACATGGCGGGACAAATGTACCAGGATTACTACAAAAGCAGCTCCGCTTTTTGGACATGAGACATTCTAACACCAGCAAATGGATTCTGCGTCTAATTCCAAACCACTTTAAAAGTGCCTTTTATCTGTTTGGTCCCAACGTTATCCTTAATGACAGGTCAGACAAGCCCTTTGcaatttatttgacaaaatgtgTCCTCCAACACTGACGTTTGGTCCATTTTGTCATGCACAGTCAATAAAAAGATGGTGACAAGCGGAGACTAAAGAAAGAAAACCAGCCAAACTCAAGACCTCTTAACATGCATGGCTGTCCCACACAAAAAATTCCCCACAACACCATAAAGAGCTGAAAAAGTCAGATGGGACAAATGAAAATCAAGCAAATCTTTCTTTGGCCACCCCTGCCGAAAAACCAGAAACATTGGGGCAGTTGGCCAGGCAAAGAAAGATTATGATGTTGctgaattttaaaacaaccaaagcCAAGAATTTATAACAACGTGGGCAAGCACTGCACAGCAGTTCCAAAAccattcatgcaaaaaaaaaaaaaaaagatgtaccaTGTCGTAAACAAGCATGTGGACAGTGCATGTTGTGTCAGGAAGAGAAATGTTCATCAACGCCTCGGACACATGAATCATGATAATCATCACGAgcgaagactttttttttttgttgttgttgttagtgaaaatgacaaaactcACTCAGTGCAGGCTCGGCCAGATAGCTGTAGCGCTTACGTAAGGCTAGCGATGCAAAGGTATGACGTCGCTCGGGCTTTTCAGTCTGCAA
This genomic interval carries:
- the LOC144037977 gene encoding ankyrin-3-like isoform X23 encodes the protein MAHAASQLKKKADENLVAAEEEREKERKRARKRARGDVKKKTDVNACYLRAARAGNLEKALDYLKNGVDINICNQNGLNALHLASKEGHVEVVAELLQQGANVDAATKKGNTALHIASLAGQMEVVKELVTHNANINAQSQNGFTPLYMAAQENHLDVVHYLLENGSSQSIATEDGFTPLAVALQQGHDQVVSLLLENDTKGKVRLPALHIAARKDDTKAAALLLQSDHNADVESKMMVNRTTESGFTPLHIAAHYGNINVATLLLNRGAAVDFKARNDITPLHVASKRGNGNMVRLLVERGAKIEARTKDGLTPLHCGARSGHEQVVEMLLSRGAPILSKTKNGLSPLHMATQGDHLNCVQLLLHHDAPVDDVTNDYLTALHVAAHCGHYKVAKVIVDKKANPNAKALNGFTPLHIACKKNRVKVMELLLKHGASIQAVTESGLTPIHVAAFMGHENIVHQLINHGASPNTSNVRGETALHMAARAGQSNVVRYLVQNGARVDAKAKDEQTPLHISSRLGKQDIVQQLLANGASPDTTTNSGYTPLHLAAREGHREVAAALMDQGASLGITTKKGFTPLHVAAKYGKLEVANLLLQKNAAPDAAGKSGLTPLHVAAHYDNQKVALLLLKQGASPHGAAKNGYTPLHIASKKNQLEIATTLLEYGASTNSVTRQGITPLHLASQEGNVDVVTLLLARDASVNTGNKYGLTPLHLAAQEDKVNVAEVLVNHGATLDPETKLGYTPLHVACHYGNVKMVHFLLKNQAKVNTKTKNGYTALHQAAQQGHTHIINLLLHNGASPNELTTNGNSALSIARRLGYISVVDTLKVVTEETLTTQTVTEKHKMNVPETMNEVLDMSDDDGDDAMTGNTDKYLAPQDLRELGDDSLPQEGYMGFSVGARSQSLRSFSSDRSNTLNRSSFTRDSMMIEEMLAPGRDMHLAVAKDCDNDSLRRYSWTPDGMDNVNLVSSPIHSGFLVSFMVDARGGSMRGSRHNGMRIIIPPRKCTAPTRITCRLVKRHKLASPPPMVEGEGLASRLVEVGPAGAHFLGKLHLPRMPPALNEGESLVSAVLQLGPRGTRFVGPVIVEIPHFGSMRGQERELILLRSENGETWKEHLYDCKTEELRQLLNGMDEELDSAEELQRKRICRIITKDFPQYFAVVSRIRQETHQMGPEGGTLSSRSVLLVQASFPEGALTKKIKVGLQAQPVPDETVKNILGNRATFSPIVTVEPRRRKFHKPITMTIPVPPLSGEGLSNGYKGDCTPCLRLLCSITGGTSPAQWEDITGTTPLTFVNDCVSFTTNVSARFWLADCHQIPETVGLASQLYRELICVPYMAKFVVFAKMNDPVESRLRCFCMTDDKVDKTLEQQENFEEVARSKDIEVLEGRPIYVDCYGNLAPLTKSGQQLLLNFYAFKENRLPFCVKVRDPSQEPCGRLTFLKECKSTKGLPQTAVCNLNITLPAAKKEMESDAEDETEKPERRHTFASLALRKRYSYLAEPALKTAVERSAPATRALPAGHPHKPVFPTRPYPPWSTAPLTVPGQARLGGVGGSVLAADSPASSAAASPLKSAWPFSPSPACSSPIRASMGAPLQAPNLASPDILPSSPVRSYRAIPSPIKTVVQQGQYPVQASANLVSSGSPYKPATDAASIKSLSSPYASRTSPIHSIPNGYTPDKSTAAPISPKKPYSIYSSSMPFKIDTAAPNPPSTKSLSTLSSLKTSSDSTLSARGGKTSLSSPSSTGKTTIASSELSMVNGNVSPVKYVSSSSTPSSPSSRHPSERSLQERIQATTQAATSGISAAINEAIDSYSAPGYGTLKSPSSPLRSASANSAYSSLRSAAASSVPAVTSNTMTVPVYSLVSVVSETAVKPGPGSLKMALPDSPRTLPSSSMLSCVTASKINSQLKSPPYITPPIIHHATASNQEMLKDVADMKEDLMRMTAILQTDTQTAAKRVQTSHTSTPREAKLEDDEPYTLVEKVKEDLVKVSEILQKDIVNESKENVVAEGWEEFSTDEIEEAQRNALSDQNTFDERSHLLKLQSNNDLDLAKVVDYLTNDIGASSLSKMAELKSRYEEAKGEGEEKQKRILKPSMTIQEHKLKMPPPVSGMLRSPSEKDLSKLAESYQGGDTILESPEELSHEQDKSPLSDSGFETRSEKTPSAPQSAESTEPKPLFTDTPIPPSVSETMLEEAYVQSLSDAPLLVEETASALPSAESGAASGSSVASTQMTIPEEDSMSMCLKEETHITTTTRMVYHKPQLTDTAEGIEETMSVRDLMKAFQSGRDPSKELADLFEHKANQDSVKGDELSPRFLDRDVKSKPKVERIIEVHIEKGHSTAEPTEVYIRETKKHPELYVYKGERPIKEMLDYDESQQEEEELIAEEYLPTFLETSRVNTPVSQEEDSRPSSAQLIADDSYKALKLLSQHSIEYCDDEFSEIRGESYRFAEKMLLSEKLDTSSTRHSATEDSAMKTDRNLTSEQQDSPKREFVSKSSKDGSPKAGTFLQRDESPQFDKVTVLHYSTEQGSPKHAVWMRFTEDKHDRSRDKLLYEDRVDQSVKEAEEKLCEVSQFFRDKTEKLNDELQSPERKPVRRELKEPRSWPSSACSSPQKTKTGDEAFNKTKLREPSVSQTFGSVLPAEKKSSSLPGSPQKIQQPKTCESEPSSPSHIKSASKVTSVRMKFESEVQKQSQSRPSKTPPPVQPKPSVKKLQESKLPIYQFFADRKTKVTETSQEERPQNNNDDRDDTKVALTSPKSPKLFSNRNIPNLSLQRTFSEKDSNADKHHVTKNVLTEVSRIDSDDLINKNLRKKSESQIPVRTTSSYNENDLPKKRSVTKPSQIPTLCKSKSFEATATKTNENVSFELLDNAPKDSNSNNLLSSRDILEKVTTPPAAAATNEHFKGIKTLPVYVSLQVGRQAEREAKGALHAVKQKSVSGLGPLSPDDDTLEQISFIDSSGKSPLTPETPSSEEVSYDLTAKTPDGFMGLVPDKPSPIMEVSEELEDDRGGAIISFKETLTEIKTSIHAAKADLVNANMQEMIMTDNYQRLENSSILQKSTVNGYDEKTGQEASKDKGVAYIEFPPPPPLDLSETSDPDKKGSCASSETETEMMEVNLKEEHQKLLIEPIIRIQPPSPVLPEVDNSQSNGEDDNDEESIFQPIPSKKFTFKAPREEDNQTKREKENQVKVKKHDKNGNDNEPLVGTNGSNGKGEDYECEQNGNDQSITDCSLATTAEFSHDTDATEIDSLDGYDLQDEDDGLYEQADLKSLGPLDSRRDVWATDTFRPLDRSFPQTKLEVIEEEKIPEECLKDQKDIPLDGRNSNDAQKDGVETNGQKLPAKEGFSDTYFSYKLEEEFNSPFKTVATKGLDFDPWPSKGAEEDIVDMGGTQASNGEPKPFGLAVDEQSQATTPDSTPARTPTDDSTPTSEPNPFLFHEGKMFEMTRSGAIDMSKRDMVEERLQFFQIGPQSPCERTDLRMAIVADHLGLSWTELARELEFSVEEINSIRVENPNSLTAQSFMLLKKWVHRDGKNATTDTLTAVLTKINRLDIVTLLEGPIFDYGNISGTRCFADDNAVFPDQSDGYHQIDAELRTSPDLHCAPPIPLRSDDFLRNGGIVDTPSRPSDLPLVREPPLVRVEDTSESPDNDRRAVQRRAMFEGAYAPYERQGGRRQEEEEEEEDEMTQDRLQSLLEDIKLEEEGLEDEEMTEEKVHAILEQVRQAEKDLCSLPGWRGGDAMATAVDEATAELGPNAEEGSPDSLADSLEQPAQSSKNEEDEQGGDRSARRVQWAQNVQCERVFDDDDEEEAEEELAEEESSSEEETTVTTRVFRRRVILKGEEARNVPGESVTEEQFTDSDGNLVTRKVIRKVVRRVVGSEQKDEVGEEGGAVVAVAPSGGARGGKGRRRGKRSRQGHKSGSGNNKQGRKSHS